The following proteins come from a genomic window of Leptospira bandrabouensis:
- a CDS encoding CbbQ/NirQ/NorQ/GpvN family protein, producing MLTKKAPYYEPIGKEIEIFQMAAENSLPLLLKGPTGSGKSRFLEYMAHTLGRRLITILCNDETSSVDLVGRFLVKGADTIWMDGPLTTGVKEGAIVYLDEVAEARPDTLVTIHSLTDHRRTLFLERKNEEIQAHPDFLLVASYNPGYQRGFKELKPSTKQRFLGMDFPYPNASVEEKIIVGETGINDSISKKLVQFAGLVRNKPELGLAETVSTRLLVSCAKLMAKGLPARLAGRTAIILPLSDDLDTVSALQDSFDLIF from the coding sequence ATGTTAACGAAGAAAGCACCCTATTACGAACCAATCGGTAAGGAAATAGAAATCTTTCAAATGGCGGCAGAGAATTCTCTGCCGCTTTTGTTGAAAGGTCCTACTGGATCCGGTAAATCTCGATTTTTGGAGTATATGGCTCATACATTAGGCCGTAGACTCATCACAATTTTATGTAACGATGAAACATCCTCTGTAGATTTAGTCGGAAGATTTTTAGTGAAGGGGGCAGATACCATTTGGATGGATGGACCTTTAACAACGGGAGTCAAAGAAGGAGCCATAGTTTATTTAGATGAAGTGGCAGAAGCAAGACCTGACACTCTTGTAACCATTCACTCCTTAACCGATCATCGTCGTACTTTATTTTTAGAAAGAAAAAACGAAGAAATTCAAGCACATCCTGATTTTTTACTCGTAGCATCCTATAATCCTGGATACCAAAGAGGGTTTAAAGAATTAAAACCTTCCACCAAACAACGATTCCTTGGAATGGACTTCCCATATCCAAATGCATCCGTTGAGGAGAAAATTATTGTGGGAGAAACAGGAATCAATGATTCCATCTCAAAAAAATTAGTCCAATTTGCCGGGTTGGTAAGAAATAAGCCAGAGTTAGGTTTGGCAGAAACTGTTTCGACAAGGTTACTTGTATCTTGTGCCAAATTAATGGCAAAGGGTCTACCGGCGCGCTTAGCAGGAAGGACTGCAATCATTTTACCACTTTCTGACGATTTGGATACTGTCTCTGCTTTGCAGGATAGTTTTGATCTGATTTTTTAG
- a CDS encoding nitric oxide reductase activation protein NorD produces MEWDQFVFFQGHKLWKKIRKKLTPPNPYYAYQMGLEEVRVLRYLQTLKKEPTTLILGGETVTFGPNYLKFPEEIHWFLSESISKKFVRIYLAYLAFLFIGKEVKTNQSLDLKKIKEVGFHSKENFFYQFRKFIKEFQGIRSDWKEIRQERLTIRKKDPVQHQKIKKLITDTSSAISDLKHEFPTGKDFISKTDKQKIESKESKQKLDPSDAEVLEVDEKKIEEYTLGHNFEKIETVEEFDGQWRDIDGEEDMEEEEALQELNLKHIIRTEDPVHTTRSSESGAGTTLEILDEKISGNRFSYPEWDYKLKNYKPDYCNVVEEFPNQKDVSYTKHVLEKQHSTLTQLKKKMMALLNQTRIKKRLVSGDDIDLDALVDRYADIKAKISPSESIYMNPIRDVSDMVLYFLVDLSLSTDSWIQEKRVLDVERESLLLFSECLEDLKIPFGIAGFYSRTRNFNQLIHLKQLSESWQSSRDRLGALSPIGYTRVGPSLRHVNSILKDTSYKQKWIILITDARPNDYDKYEGKYGIEDVNKAVGECLLNGIQVYTLAIGTEEKPTIPAMMRNASYQMLFHPERLLDSLQEFFRRAIRV; encoded by the coding sequence TTGGAATGGGATCAGTTTGTATTCTTCCAAGGTCATAAACTTTGGAAAAAAATTCGTAAAAAATTAACTCCACCAAATCCGTATTATGCGTATCAAATGGGGTTGGAAGAAGTTCGGGTTCTTCGTTATTTACAAACATTAAAAAAAGAACCTACAACTTTGATTCTTGGTGGGGAAACTGTCACGTTTGGTCCCAATTATTTAAAATTTCCAGAAGAAATACATTGGTTTCTATCAGAATCTATTTCTAAAAAATTTGTACGTATCTATCTTGCGTATTTAGCTTTTCTCTTTATTGGTAAAGAAGTTAAAACAAACCAGTCTTTAGATTTAAAAAAAATTAAGGAAGTAGGTTTCCATTCAAAAGAAAATTTCTTTTATCAGTTTCGAAAGTTTATCAAAGAATTTCAGGGTATTCGGAGTGATTGGAAGGAGATTCGACAAGAGAGATTAACAATAAGAAAAAAAGATCCAGTCCAACACCAAAAAATAAAGAAACTAATCACGGATACATCCTCTGCCATTTCCGATTTGAAACATGAGTTTCCCACAGGAAAAGATTTTATTTCGAAAACCGATAAACAAAAAATTGAATCCAAAGAATCCAAACAAAAATTAGATCCAAGTGATGCTGAGGTTTTGGAAGTCGATGAGAAAAAAATCGAAGAATATACGTTAGGTCATAATTTTGAAAAAATAGAAACGGTAGAAGAGTTTGATGGACAATGGCGTGACATTGATGGCGAAGAAGATATGGAGGAAGAGGAAGCACTACAAGAGCTAAACTTAAAACATATCATTCGTACAGAAGATCCTGTGCATACCACTAGAAGTAGTGAATCCGGAGCCGGAACAACTCTGGAAATTTTAGACGAAAAAATTTCGGGAAATCGTTTTTCCTATCCTGAGTGGGACTATAAATTAAAAAACTATAAACCAGATTATTGTAACGTTGTAGAGGAATTTCCCAACCAAAAGGATGTTTCTTACACAAAACATGTATTAGAAAAACAACATTCTACTTTGACCCAATTAAAAAAGAAAATGATGGCACTCTTAAACCAAACACGAATCAAAAAACGTTTGGTATCGGGAGATGATATTGATTTAGATGCACTTGTGGATCGTTATGCGGATATCAAAGCTAAAATCAGTCCATCAGAATCAATTTATATGAACCCTATTCGCGATGTTTCCGATATGGTTTTATACTTTTTGGTGGATTTGAGTTTGTCTACTGATTCGTGGATTCAAGAAAAAAGAGTATTGGATGTAGAAAGAGAAAGTTTACTTTTGTTCTCTGAATGTTTGGAAGATTTAAAAATTCCATTTGGAATTGCTGGATTTTATTCTAGAACTCGCAATTTTAACCAATTGATCCATTTAAAACAGTTATCAGAATCTTGGCAGAGTTCTCGGGACCGTTTGGGTGCACTTTCTCCCATAGGATACACTCGAGTGGGGCCATCGTTACGGCATGTGAATTCTATTTTAAAAGATACATCTTATAAACAAAAATGGATCATCCTCATTACTGATGCTCGTCCCAATGACTATGATAAATATGAAGGAAAATACGGAATCGAAGATGTGAATAAGGCTGTCGGTGAATGTTTGTTAAATGGAATTCAAGTGTATACGTTAGCCATTGGAACAGAAGAAAAACCAACCATCCCTGCGATGATGAGAAATGCAAGTTACCAAATGTTGTTTCATCCAGAAAGGCTCCTCGATTCACTTCAAGAGTTTTTTCGAAGAGCCATCCGGGTATAA
- a CDS encoding NnrS family protein: MKTSFFQWSLWNTAFRPFFWFGSLYGISVIGIWLLILSNAITNPIQINSIHWHSYEMVFGFSKAIVLGFLFTAVQNWTNSSILKGKNLFFLLLFWTLGRFSMFPLGIVSYLSFGLDISSDLMVILLLYPKLIVPTQKHNRPILYHYGLFTVYHLLAGLSARSVIDSEMTLLYIHLSIFVILFLILIIGGRVVPFFTGVVIQGYSFKRMPKLETVILYLPFVFYVSKLIQGYLVNSESINLNFANFNLSSLILLMTFLVSFTLFVTNLIRYVSWKPWRSYKKPILWILYTGYFWVCLGFLLYSLVYLGFFPVSSAIHSLTVGGIGVFIYGMITRVSLGHTGRSIVASPLTVGAYIILNFAVIVRVFFPLFGKYTWAYHLSGICWILAFSLFIIQYTKILFSPRPDGKPA; the protein is encoded by the coding sequence ATGAAGACTTCTTTTTTTCAGTGGAGTTTATGGAATACAGCCTTCCGACCATTTTTTTGGTTCGGCTCGTTGTACGGCATTTCAGTGATCGGAATTTGGTTATTAATCCTATCCAATGCGATAACGAATCCCATTCAAATTAACTCGATTCATTGGCATTCTTATGAAATGGTATTTGGATTTTCCAAAGCCATTGTCCTTGGATTTTTATTTACTGCAGTTCAGAACTGGACAAACTCAAGTATCTTAAAAGGAAAAAATCTATTTTTCCTCCTTCTCTTTTGGACTTTAGGAAGATTTTCCATGTTTCCACTTGGGATTGTGTCTTATTTATCTTTTGGTTTGGATATAAGTTCCGACTTAATGGTAATCCTTTTGCTTTATCCAAAACTCATAGTGCCAACGCAAAAACACAATCGTCCGATTCTTTATCATTACGGACTATTTACAGTCTATCACTTATTAGCTGGTCTTTCTGCCAGATCTGTGATAGATTCAGAAATGACTTTATTATACATTCATCTAAGTATTTTTGTAATTCTATTTCTCATTTTGATTATTGGCGGGCGAGTTGTTCCTTTCTTTACAGGTGTTGTCATACAAGGATATTCTTTCAAACGAATGCCAAAACTAGAAACGGTTATCCTATATTTGCCATTCGTATTTTATGTTTCTAAATTGATCCAAGGTTATTTAGTCAATAGTGAATCCATAAATTTGAATTTTGCGAATTTCAATCTTTCCAGTTTGATTCTCCTTATGACTTTTTTAGTTAGTTTTACTTTGTTTGTTACCAATCTGATACGATACGTTTCATGGAAACCTTGGAGATCTTACAAAAAACCAATCCTTTGGATTTTGTATACAGGTTACTTCTGGGTTTGTTTAGGATTTTTATTGTATAGTCTCGTGTATTTAGGTTTCTTTCCCGTGTCTTCCGCAATCCACAGTCTGACTGTTGGTGGTATCGGTGTTTTTATCTATGGGATGATCACTCGTGTGAGTTTAGGCCATACAGGAAGGAGCATTGTTGCATCTCCTCTCACTGTAGGTGCCTATATTATATTAAATTTTGCTGTGATTGTCCGAGTATTTTTTCCACTTTTTGGAAAATACACCTGGGCCTACCACCTATCAGGAATTTGTTGGATTTTAGCGTTTAGTTTGTTTATTATCCAATACACGAAGATTTTGTTTAGCCCAAGACCAGACGGAAAACCAGCTTAA
- a CDS encoding Crp/Fnr family transcriptional regulator: MIIKYLTQPNPESLKKAFEGCQELTFTKDEFLFHGGDTVAYMDLLVTGDLQVFKYDGNMNEVTLTFFRPVSIIAEWAVIQGIPYPASGRFTKTSTILRMPLSEVQTRIHKNIELNHILMHSLMNKIDTLNLAINRGLTMDAMQRVAHFLFYGTPDSLALKQTQMASLLYLRPETFSRILKQLKDQGLIDNQKGEISVLDKEGLLKILA; this comes from the coding sequence ATGATCATAAAGTATCTGACACAACCAAATCCAGAATCATTAAAAAAGGCCTTTGAAGGTTGCCAGGAACTTACATTCACAAAGGATGAGTTTTTATTTCACGGTGGTGACACAGTTGCTTATATGGATTTATTAGTAACAGGTGATCTTCAGGTGTTCAAATATGATGGGAATATGAATGAAGTAACTTTAACATTCTTTCGTCCCGTCAGTATCATCGCGGAATGGGCCGTCATCCAAGGAATTCCTTATCCGGCTTCCGGTAGATTCACCAAAACAAGTACGATTTTAAGAATGCCTCTATCAGAAGTGCAAACTCGCATACATAAAAATATTGAACTAAATCATATTCTCATGCACTCACTAATGAATAAAATTGATACATTAAATTTAGCGATCAATCGCGGATTAACAATGGATGCGATGCAGAGAGTGGCACATTTTTTATTTTATGGAACACCTGATTCGCTTGCTTTAAAACAGACACAAATGGCCTCTCTTCTCTATCTAAGACCAGAGACATTTTCAAGAATACTCAAACAATTAAAAGATCAGGGTCTCATTGATAACCAAAAAGGGGAAATTTCCGTTTTGGACAAAGAAGGTTTACTTAAAATTTTGGCTTAG
- a CDS encoding 7TM-DISM domain-containing protein, with protein MKSFVFNRILILSLLFFVSFCSRSTDENTVVLRLDGEDWGIYFNNNADILSNDFNANNLDITTVPSNFRNLNRSYRGSIWIRKSFEITTEQHQKSLALQLGKIYQSDEVFINGVLIGKNNSAFGKDPDEFAFGRPRIYPIPHDLLLEGENVLIIKIDSSLSTSAGIITGPIRIVTYEEALNGNLYDSLVELIFVGFYLFIALFFFINFFNLRDKKEYLSFSILALIFSGYELSKNEVRFFLINQFAILKFIEYSFLLILPYGFIKFIQDFFELKPFKYQRLYLLTQFLFIAVFALVSNPVFWYNFIGYWDIHLLAVIGYAIYVTFIKFREQKRGSAIHLLALIYLLYSILKEILIERGYLNSPSSLETSFLFYLILMTLALRFQFLMMKRKLQNRYERLKEADSLREKIFYYMDAMISGPLKSMKEKLVTYRESTQKTKDKNLVKEVIEVQSSIDNVMDDIIELSRLEVLKEVPFKEQVNFVSFINDVIPEDDITYSIKVNPETEIHNSLDLINSVVVRLVDFPPFKEFNHNDLIITQDLRGNVHFRFLLFHSNPKVSQRLFSELVENYNTLTPIKVKWAIILEIVRLLGAKIDFKIIKKKYLKIDLGIAAIVPVSELQPIKESKTTNQSTPIKTEKEDWKVTLKRIWKFLKETEIKIPNFKKKK; from the coding sequence ATGAAATCCTTTGTATTCAATCGAATCCTTATTCTCAGTTTACTCTTTTTTGTTTCATTTTGTTCACGTTCCACAGATGAAAACACCGTTGTATTAAGATTAGATGGTGAAGATTGGGGAATTTATTTTAATAATAATGCAGATATACTTAGTAATGACTTTAATGCAAATAACCTGGATATCACAACTGTTCCCAGTAATTTTCGCAACTTAAACAGAAGTTACCGTGGATCGATCTGGATCAGAAAAAGTTTTGAAATAACAACGGAACAACACCAAAAATCCTTAGCTCTCCAACTTGGAAAAATATACCAATCAGATGAAGTATTTATCAACGGAGTTCTTATTGGTAAGAACAATTCTGCCTTCGGAAAAGATCCAGATGAGTTTGCATTCGGTAGACCAAGAATCTACCCGATTCCCCATGATCTATTGTTAGAAGGTGAAAATGTTTTAATTATCAAAATTGATTCTTCACTTTCAACTTCTGCTGGTATCATCACTGGCCCTATTCGTATCGTTACTTATGAGGAAGCTCTCAACGGCAATCTTTATGATTCGCTCGTAGAACTAATCTTTGTTGGATTTTATCTATTTATTGCATTATTCTTTTTTATTAACTTCTTTAACCTAAGAGATAAAAAGGAATACCTCAGTTTTAGTATTCTAGCGCTTATCTTTTCTGGTTATGAGTTATCAAAAAACGAAGTCCGATTCTTTTTGATCAATCAATTTGCTATTCTAAAGTTTATCGAATATTCATTTCTTCTAATCCTTCCTTATGGATTCATTAAATTTATTCAGGATTTCTTTGAACTAAAACCTTTTAAATACCAAAGGTTATATTTATTAACACAGTTTTTATTTATCGCAGTTTTTGCATTGGTTTCGAATCCCGTGTTTTGGTATAACTTTATAGGTTATTGGGATATTCATTTACTAGCAGTTATTGGTTATGCGATATATGTTACATTTATCAAATTTCGAGAACAGAAACGTGGATCTGCGATCCACTTACTTGCACTTATTTATTTACTGTATTCTATTTTAAAGGAAATCTTAATTGAAAGAGGTTACTTAAATTCACCTTCTTCTCTTGAAACTAGTTTCCTATTTTATTTGATTCTAATGACTCTCGCACTACGTTTCCAATTTTTAATGATGAAACGTAAACTTCAGAATAGATACGAAAGGTTAAAAGAAGCAGACTCTTTACGAGAAAAAATATTTTATTATATGGATGCGATGATTTCAGGTCCCTTGAAATCGATGAAAGAAAAGTTAGTAACTTATCGAGAATCTACTCAAAAAACTAAGGATAAAAACTTAGTAAAAGAAGTGATCGAAGTACAATCATCGATCGACAATGTAATGGATGATATCATTGAACTTTCGCGGTTGGAAGTTTTAAAGGAAGTTCCTTTTAAAGAACAGGTAAACTTTGTTTCTTTTATCAACGACGTAATTCCAGAAGATGACATTACTTATTCGATTAAAGTAAATCCAGAAACAGAAATTCACAACAGTCTGGATTTAATTAACTCAGTTGTTGTGAGACTCGTTGATTTTCCTCCATTCAAAGAATTCAACCATAATGATTTAATTATTACCCAAGACTTACGAGGGAATGTTCATTTCCGATTTTTATTATTCCACAGCAATCCGAAAGTTTCACAAAGATTGTTTAGTGAATTAGTGGAAAACTATAATACACTAACTCCGATAAAGGTAAAATGGGCTATCATCCTTGAGATCGTAAGACTATTAGGTGCAAAGATTGACTTCAAAATCATTAAAAAGAAATACTTAAAAATTGATTTGGGCATTGCAGCAATCGTTCCAGTTTCCGAATTGCAACCAATCAAAGAATCAAAAACTACAAATCAATCAACTCCAATCAAAACGGAAAAAGAAGATTGGAAAGTCACTTTAAAACGAATTTGGAAATTTTTAAAAGAAACTGAGATTAAGATTCCAAATTTTAAAAAGAAAAAATAA
- a CDS encoding sensor histidine kinase: MISNTRIYQLVFGFAFVLLPTLFGLAAEPCGTLITSFENPIVLKTDWLFRKGDNLDWRDETVEESFWVKRSVPDYGISKTENLTGYHWYRCSFFLPENYTTPVEPIAIQLGRIRDIDEFYLNGTLIDKTGTVLPKLEVDFQKIRIYSLPTHLLKPGQNIMAIRIYAATNLNGLKEAPTIGKERLLREEVFSKEAFAMVCGYVFIFMGIYFLVGSIVRGRAGENFFFALFSIFMGIYVLIRTQHRDILFDSFTWSYVAELLVLICLPVFFINFMHQYLKMKRSLVLLGYEVFLFALFVITLFFRTPKTWILVIALFNYTLPVAMGLVIYLFVKNGKANIAKVKFILIGIACILPTVLIDSLSALEIISMPGTLYLGFLIFLVMISIQLSNDIVLGLENFIEQEKELIQMERVKTGFLINLSSEFKSGMEKIKKAIDNIATSQTKVYTKEQSKSNTKQAAKKKSKAKTSSAKHDLDPIKQAEDHISYMGYMVEEAILLRKLEDKTYIPFYETFSVSELIKHCVSNIENHLEQYRKSTTIDVKPNDLEIYFPKELLFCILRNLIENAYQYTDPKTDISIEFFNRDGHHQLVVMDEGMGLSQLEMETIFQKFVRGYRDKKNEIPGAGIGLTLVEATTKFLGGTVSLKSSEGMGAKFTIRIPEKQKK; this comes from the coding sequence ATGATTTCGAATACCCGTATTTACCAACTCGTTTTCGGGTTCGCATTCGTTTTGTTACCAACTTTATTCGGTTTGGCGGCAGAACCTTGCGGAACCTTAATTACATCTTTTGAAAACCCAATCGTTTTAAAAACTGACTGGTTATTTAGAAAAGGTGACAATTTAGATTGGAGAGATGAAACAGTTGAGGAATCCTTCTGGGTTAAACGTTCGGTTCCTGATTATGGAATTTCAAAAACAGAAAACCTTACTGGCTATCATTGGTACCGTTGTTCTTTCTTTTTGCCAGAAAATTATACAACTCCTGTGGAACCAATTGCAATCCAGCTTGGTCGCATTCGAGATATTGATGAGTTTTATTTAAACGGAACTTTAATCGATAAAACAGGGACGGTACTTCCCAAACTAGAAGTTGACTTTCAAAAAATTCGAATTTATTCCCTACCGACCCACCTTCTTAAACCTGGCCAAAATATTATGGCCATTCGTATTTATGCAGCAACCAATCTCAATGGACTCAAAGAAGCACCTACCATAGGGAAGGAACGCCTGTTACGTGAGGAAGTTTTTTCGAAAGAAGCCTTTGCCATGGTTTGCGGATATGTATTTATCTTTATGGGAATTTACTTTTTAGTAGGTTCGATTGTCCGTGGACGTGCCGGTGAAAACTTTTTCTTTGCTTTATTTTCCATTTTTATGGGAATTTATGTTCTCATCCGTACACAACATCGAGACATTTTATTTGATAGTTTTACTTGGTCTTATGTAGCAGAACTTTTAGTCCTCATCTGCCTTCCCGTATTTTTTATAAACTTCATGCACCAATATCTGAAAATGAAACGCAGTTTGGTATTACTCGGTTACGAAGTTTTTCTTTTTGCATTATTTGTAATCACTTTGTTTTTCAGAACTCCCAAAACTTGGATTTTGGTCATTGCCCTTTTCAACTATACTTTACCTGTGGCAATGGGGCTTGTAATTTACCTGTTTGTAAAAAATGGAAAAGCAAACATCGCAAAGGTGAAATTCATCCTCATCGGAATTGCCTGTATTTTACCTACCGTTCTAATCGATAGTCTCTCCGCATTAGAAATCATTTCTATGCCAGGAACGTTGTATCTTGGATTTTTGATATTTCTTGTGATGATTTCGATCCAACTTTCAAACGATATTGTTTTAGGATTAGAAAACTTCATCGAACAAGAAAAAGAACTCATCCAAATGGAAAGAGTCAAAACTGGATTCTTAATAAATTTATCTTCTGAATTCAAATCAGGAATGGAAAAAATTAAAAAGGCCATTGATAATATTGCAACAAGTCAAACAAAAGTTTACACAAAAGAACAATCGAAATCAAACACGAAACAAGCTGCAAAAAAGAAATCCAAGGCCAAAACTAGTTCCGCAAAACACGATTTAGATCCAATCAAACAAGCGGAAGATCATATTTCTTACATGGGTTATATGGTTGAAGAAGCGATCCTCTTACGTAAACTCGAGGACAAAACATACATACCTTTTTACGAAACTTTTTCTGTATCCGAGTTAATCAAACACTGTGTTTCGAATATCGAAAACCATTTGGAACAATACAGAAAATCAACTACAATCGATGTAAAACCAAACGATTTAGAAATTTATTTTCCAAAAGAATTATTATTCTGTATCTTAAGAAATCTTATAGAAAATGCATACCAATATACTGACCCAAAAACAGATATTAGCATAGAGTTTTTTAACCGCGATGGACATCATCAACTTGTTGTTATGGATGAAGGTATGGGCCTTAGCCAACTAGAAATGGAAACTATTTTTCAAAAATTCGTCAGAGGATATCGTGATAAAAAAAATGAAATCCCTGGTGCTGGCATTGGTTTAACTTTAGTGGAAGCCACTACAAAATTTCTAGGTGGAACTGTAAGTTTAAAATCAAGCGAAGGGATGGGAGCAAAATTTACAATCCGTATCCCGGAGAAACAAAAAAAATGA
- the fliH gene encoding flagellar assembly protein FliH, translating into MAKLVFKPIQIADLQEEVEIQLPDKYKKFHKTDEQEDFEIDQEGNIIEQYQGPSIEEIEAELQRYRQETEEQVRQLLEDAKKQAKAIEEEGRTKAFQMVQDSKEKIKLEEDSGRAKAEQILDRAKMEVERMIKEAEMKQAEIEHEAYQKGYDAGREVGFKKGQGEVRRLIDRLGTIIGKAIDIREEMIAASEKQMVEMILVIARKVIKDEIIERKEIVLNNIREAMKRIKDRDRIDIRVNFADLELTTAHKDELIKLMESLRKVNIYEDSRVDRGGVIIETDVGAIDARISTQLKEIEEAIRNVEPI; encoded by the coding sequence ATGGCAAAACTAGTTTTTAAACCCATTCAAATTGCCGACTTACAAGAAGAAGTTGAAATCCAACTTCCTGATAAGTACAAAAAATTTCATAAAACCGACGAACAAGAAGACTTCGAGATAGACCAAGAAGGGAATATCATTGAACAATACCAAGGACCATCGATTGAAGAAATCGAAGCAGAGCTCCAAAGGTATCGCCAAGAAACGGAAGAACAAGTCCGCCAATTATTAGAAGATGCTAAAAAACAAGCAAAGGCCATTGAAGAAGAAGGTAGAACCAAAGCCTTCCAAATGGTCCAGGATTCTAAAGAAAAAATCAAATTAGAAGAAGATTCAGGTCGCGCCAAAGCAGAACAGATCTTAGATCGTGCAAAGATGGAAGTCGAACGTATGATCAAAGAAGCCGAAATGAAGCAGGCTGAGATCGAACACGAAGCTTACCAAAAAGGGTATGATGCGGGACGTGAAGTTGGATTTAAAAAAGGTCAAGGGGAAGTAAGACGACTCATTGACAGATTAGGAACTATCATTGGTAAGGCGATCGATATTCGGGAAGAGATGATTGCGGCTTCCGAAAAACAAATGGTCGAAATGATTCTTGTCATCGCAAGAAAAGTAATCAAAGACGAAATCATTGAACGTAAAGAAATTGTACTCAATAACATTCGTGAAGCAATGAAACGTATCAAAGACCGTGATCGTATCGATATTCGTGTGAACTTTGCCGACTTGGAACTAACAACAGCACACAAAGACGAACTAATCAAACTAATGGAATCACTGAGAAAAGTAAACATTTACGAAGATTCTCGAGTAGACCGCGGTGGTGTGATCATCGAAACAGACGTGGGTGCTATCGACGCAAGGATTTCCACTCAGCTCAAAGAAATCGAAGAGGCAATTCGAAACGTCGAGCCGATATGA
- a CDS encoding FliG C-terminal domain-containing protein, with the protein MKTPSGPNKAALAYQILGRYLPDEVFAHLSDAEIESLLIKVESNPSPTKRQEKDILLSFTNFLQKNQQKKGKYPNPTGLPGNLQSRPGSPNLGGYTNHGYSPSSLGRYANHDNSPEKEGKTDPQFGNSPTKDGDYTHSDDYRRNPNKSGAKYANSEHPDSNELYSLLQEILKEEDSKANSPLWQELPKYSLEMLRHLTMDESSEVVARVLSFSDPETASEVLAEYPENHREDIILALSEIDYHSDRERDQLERFLRFKMELIEKKMPVSKIRSRKAKTAGEILTRLPFLPSQNLIERIQKKSPEYAETIVEHYFRLEDLLHLGRTSLTRFFSEIHPLVIACALKGVETEFRDQVYSNLESWLVKEIKIEWDSLGPVSLAEIEEAQKGILDRLREAMDEGKVKLWRLK; encoded by the coding sequence ATGAAAACTCCATCCGGACCCAACAAAGCCGCCCTTGCCTACCAAATCCTCGGCCGCTATTTACCGGATGAAGTGTTCGCCCATTTGAGTGATGCAGAAATTGAATCACTCCTGATCAAAGTAGAATCCAATCCTTCCCCTACAAAACGGCAGGAAAAAGACATTCTCCTTTCCTTTACTAATTTTCTCCAAAAAAATCAGCAAAAAAAAGGAAAATATCCGAACCCAACAGGCCTTCCAGGTAATTTACAATCCAGGCCAGGATCTCCCAATTTGGGCGGATATACGAACCACGGCTATTCCCCCAGTTCCCTTGGGAGATATGCGAATCACGACAATTCCCCTGAAAAAGAGGGGAAAACAGATCCTCAGTTTGGAAATTCCCCCACAAAAGATGGCGATTATACGCATAGCGATGATTATCGCCGAAATCCTAACAAATCGGGCGCGAAATATGCGAATAGCGAACATCCAGATTCCAATGAATTGTATTCCTTACTCCAGGAAATTCTAAAAGAAGAAGATTCCAAAGCCAACTCCCCCCTATGGCAGGAACTACCGAAATATTCCCTAGAAATGCTCCGTCATTTGACTATGGACGAATCTTCAGAAGTAGTGGCCAGGGTACTCAGCTTTTCTGATCCGGAAACGGCTTCCGAGGTTTTAGCCGAATATCCAGAAAACCACAGGGAAGATATCATTTTAGCACTTTCTGAAATTGACTACCATTCGGACAGAGAACGCGACCAACTCGAACGGTTTCTCCGCTTCAAAATGGAACTGATTGAGAAAAAAATGCCGGTTTCTAAAATTCGCAGCCGGAAAGCCAAAACGGCAGGGGAAATTCTCACAAGGCTACCTTTTTTGCCATCGCAAAATTTAATTGAACGAATTCAGAAAAAAAGTCCAGAATATGCCGAAACTATAGTAGAACACTACTTTCGTTTGGAAGACCTCCTACATTTAGGAAGGACGAGTCTTACTCGGTTTTTTTCTGAGATCCATCCCCTCGTCATTGCTTGCGCATTGAAAGGAGTTGAGACCGAATTTCGTGACCAAGTGTATTCCAATTTGGAATCTTGGCTTGTGAAAGAAATAAAGATCGAATGGGATTCGTTAGGTCCAGTTTCGCTGGCAGAGATTGAAGAAGCTCAGAAAGGGATCTTAGATCGTTTGCGGGAAGCAATGGATGAAGGCAAAGTGAAACTTTGGAGATTGAAGTAA